One region of Bactrocera neohumeralis isolate Rockhampton chromosome 5, APGP_CSIRO_Bneo_wtdbg2-racon-allhic-juicebox.fasta_v2, whole genome shotgun sequence genomic DNA includes:
- the LOC126759404 gene encoding 6-phosphofructo-2-kinase/fructose-2,6-bisphosphatase 1 isoform X3, whose translation MDMPFNTSPSLRVRTTSLNQLKKTADLAIGNELHVCPSVMSDELRKLLPPTSETVMTKPFPVRGERAITDVTTPHVIAMVGLPARGKTFISKKLARYLNWIGISTRVFNLGEYRRCATTAYKSHEFFRADNEEAMAIRNRCANQALHDSCEWLLSGLGSVAVFDATNSTCDRRQLIYDTVVKQHNFRLFFVESICDDPNIIEQNIKEVKVSSPDYYNMNTELVVRDFLQRIEHYEERYQPIDEETESHLSFLKIYNAGKKTVVYNNEGHVESRIVYYLMNTHITPRTIYLTRHGESEHNLKGLIGGDSNLSERGRQYAKALSSYIEQQHIDGLRVWTSWMKRAIQTVADVKAPQERWKALNEIDAGHCEEMTYEQIKEKFPEEFKARDLNKFAYRYPRGESYEDLVARLEPVIMELERQGNVLVVSHQAVLRCLFAYFLDKSADELPYLFVPLHTVIKLTPVAYGCKVEHIKLPIDAVDTHRPKPKIPGDVSLGLDGLSGELVAPDGVGKVLIVGDDVNAANGCNRAMGNGLAVVTEGVVVGSKDAAKSNAAYL comes from the coding sequence ATGGATATGCCCTTCAACACATCACCCTCGCTGCGCGTGCGTACCACCTCGCTCAATCAATTGAAGAAAACAGCCGATCTTGCCATCGGAAATGAGTTGCATGTCTGTCCTAGCGTTATGTCTGATGAATTGCGCAAATTGCTACCACCGACATCTGAAACGGTAATGACTAAGCCATTTCCGGTGCGAGGTGAACGCGCCATTACCGACGTTACTACGCCGCATGTCATTGCCATGGTCGGTTTACCAGCTcgtggtaaaacttttatctcGAAAAAACTGGCGCGTTACTTGAATTGGATAGGCATTTCGACGCGCGTCTTCAATTTGGGCGAATACCGTCGTTGTGCAACCACAGCCTACAAGTCACATGAATTTTTCCGCGCTGATAATGAAGAAGCAATGGCCATACGGAATCGCTGCGCTAACCAGGCACTTCACGACTCCTGCGAATGGCTGCTGAGCGGCTTGGGCAGCGTTGCCGTGTTTGATGCGACAAACTCGACATGTGATCGTCGTCAACTAATCTACGATACTGTCGTTAAACAACATAACTTCCGCTTGTTCTTCGTGGAATCTATCTGTGACGATCCAAATATTATCGAACAAAACATTAAAGAAGTAAAGGTGAGCTCGCCCGATTACTACAATATGAACACAGAACTTGTGGTACGTGACTTTTTACAACGTATTGAACACTACGAAGAGCGCTACCAACCGATTGATGAGGAAACGGAATCGCATCTtagctttttgaaaatttataatgcaGGTAAAAAGACTGTGGTGTATAACAATGAGGGTCATGTAGAATCACGTATAGTTTACTACTTGATGAACACCCACATAACGCCACGTACTATATATTTGACGCGTCATGGCGAAAGTGAACATAATCTAAAGGGGCTTATTGGTGGCGATTCGAATCTTAGTGAACGTGGTCGCCAATACGCCAAGGCATTGTCTTCGTACATTGAACAGCAGCATATTGATGGATTACGAGTTTGGACGTCGTGGATGAAACGTGCTATTCAGACCGTGGCAGATGTAAAGGCACCACAAGAACGCTGGAAGGCGCTAAATGAGATTGATGCCGGTCATTGTGAGGAGATGACCTATGAACAGATCAAAGAAAAATTCCCTGAAGAGTTCAAGGCACGCGACTTAAACAAGTTTGCTTATCGTTATCCACGCGGGGAAAGCTATGAGGATTTGGTAGCGCGTCTGGAGCCGGTCATAATGGAGTTAGAACGTCAAGGTAATGTGTTGGTAGTATCGCATCAAGCGGTTTTGCgttgtttatttgcttatttcttgGATAAGTCTGCCGATGAGCTGCCATATTTATTTGTGCCGCTTCATACAGTCATCAAGCTGACACCGGTAGCTTATGGCTGTAAGGTGGAGCACATTAAACTGCCAATTGATGCAGTTGATACACATCGTCCCAAACCGAAGATACCCGGTGATGTGTCTCTGGGTCTCGATGGATTGAGTGGTGAATTGGTGGCACCCGATGGCGTGGGTAAGGTTTTGATTGTAGGTGACGATGTCAACGCGGCAAATGGCTGTAACAGAGCTATGGGCAATGGATTGGCAGTGGTGACAGAGGGCGTGGTTGTTGGCTCAAAGGATGCAGCCAAGAGCAACGCGGCCTACCTCTGA
- the LOC126759404 gene encoding 6-phosphofructo-2-kinase/fructose-2,6-bisphosphatase 1 isoform X2 encodes MQRRKSDTTGQVSKWRFATIKEDNNSADLERRKSDTMSQASVVAAAIKNQSLVRSVTATSIMDMPFNTSPSLRVRTTSLNQLKKTADLAIGNELHVCPSVMSDELRKLLPPTSETVMTKPFPVRGERAITDVTTPHVIAMVGLPARGKTFISKKLARYLNWIGISTRVFNLGEYRRCATTAYKSHEFFRADNEEAMAIRNRCANQALHDSCEWLLSGLGSVAVFDATNSTCDRRQLIYDTVVKQHNFRLFFVESICDDPNIIEQNIKEVKVSSPDYYNMNTELVVRDFLQRIEHYEERYQPIDEETESHLSFLKIYNAGKKTVVYNNEGHVESRIVYYLMNTHITPRTIYLTRHGESEHNLKGLIGGDSNLSERGRQYAKALSSYIEQQHIDGLRVWTSWMKRAIQTVADVKAPQERWKALNEIDAGHCEEMTYEQIKEKFPEEFKARDLNKFAYRYPRGESYEDLVARLEPVIMELERQGNVLVVSHQAVLRCLFAYFLDKSADELPYLFVPLHTVIKLTPVAYGCKVEHIKLPIDAVDTHRPKPKIPGDVSLGLDGLSGELVAPDGVGKVLIVGDDVNAANGCNRAMGNGLAVVTEGVVVGSKDAAKSNAAYL; translated from the exons ATGCAGAGAAGGAAATCGGATACCACTGGTCAAGTCAGCAAGTGGCGTTTTGCCACAATTAAGGAAGATAATAACAGTGCAGATTTGGAAAGAAGAAAATCGGACACGATGAGTCAAG CATCTGTCGTTGCCGCTGCTATCAAAAACCAGTCCCTTGTACGCTCTGTGACCGCCACTAGCATAATGGATATGCCCTTCAACACATCACCCTCGCTGCGCGTGCGTACCACCTCGCTCAATCAATTGAAGAAAACAGCCGATCTTGCCATCGGAAATGAGTTGCATGTCTGTCCTAGCGTTATGTCTGATGAATTGCGCAAATTGCTACCACCGACATCTGAAACGGTAATGACTAAGCCATTTCCGGTGCGAGGTGAACGCGCCATTACCGACGTTACTACGCCGCATGTCATTGCCATGGTCGGTTTACCAGCTcgtggtaaaacttttatctcGAAAAAACTGGCGCGTTACTTGAATTGGATAGGCATTTCGACGCGCGTCTTCAATTTGGGCGAATACCGTCGTTGTGCAACCACAGCCTACAAGTCACATGAATTTTTCCGCGCTGATAATGAAGAAGCAATGGCCATACGGAATCGCTGCGCTAACCAGGCACTTCACGACTCCTGCGAATGGCTGCTGAGCGGCTTGGGCAGCGTTGCCGTGTTTGATGCGACAAACTCGACATGTGATCGTCGTCAACTAATCTACGATACTGTCGTTAAACAACATAACTTCCGCTTGTTCTTCGTGGAATCTATCTGTGACGATCCAAATATTATCGAACAAAACATTAAAGAAGTAAAGGTGAGCTCGCCCGATTACTACAATATGAACACAGAACTTGTGGTACGTGACTTTTTACAACGTATTGAACACTACGAAGAGCGCTACCAACCGATTGATGAGGAAACGGAATCGCATCTtagctttttgaaaatttataatgcaGGTAAAAAGACTGTGGTGTATAACAATGAGGGTCATGTAGAATCACGTATAGTTTACTACTTGATGAACACCCACATAACGCCACGTACTATATATTTGACGCGTCATGGCGAAAGTGAACATAATCTAAAGGGGCTTATTGGTGGCGATTCGAATCTTAGTGAACGTGGTCGCCAATACGCCAAGGCATTGTCTTCGTACATTGAACAGCAGCATATTGATGGATTACGAGTTTGGACGTCGTGGATGAAACGTGCTATTCAGACCGTGGCAGATGTAAAGGCACCACAAGAACGCTGGAAGGCGCTAAATGAGATTGATGCCGGTCATTGTGAGGAGATGACCTATGAACAGATCAAAGAAAAATTCCCTGAAGAGTTCAAGGCACGCGACTTAAACAAGTTTGCTTATCGTTATCCACGCGGGGAAAGCTATGAGGATTTGGTAGCGCGTCTGGAGCCGGTCATAATGGAGTTAGAACGTCAAGGTAATGTGTTGGTAGTATCGCATCAAGCGGTTTTGCgttgtttatttgcttatttcttgGATAAGTCTGCCGATGAGCTGCCATATTTATTTGTGCCGCTTCATACAGTCATCAAGCTGACACCGGTAGCTTATGGCTGTAAGGTGGAGCACATTAAACTGCCAATTGATGCAGTTGATACACATCGTCCCAAACCGAAGATACCCGGTGATGTGTCTCTGGGTCTCGATGGATTGAGTGGTGAATTGGTGGCACCCGATGGCGTGGGTAAGGTTTTGATTGTAGGTGACGATGTCAACGCGGCAAATGGCTGTAACAGAGCTATGGGCAATGGATTGGCAGTGGTGACAGAGGGCGTGGTTGTTGGCTCAAAGGATGCAGCCAAGAGCAACGCGGCCTACCTCTGA
- the LOC126759404 gene encoding 6-phosphofructo-2-kinase/fructose-2,6-bisphosphatase 1 isoform X1, whose translation MNTIERINVIVSSESSISSSSSSSPSPSSLSLSTPVISSSLNELDSLNTNNSSTTTKTATAPSQSPTALSLTADTLTTFSSSSYRQAQSSAPSTNTQAHIHDQTQTTKQPLLVASPTPPPTPPPSIIDSYSSSASTSPCSSTTSASFPQTSIEKFKNQETQTQLTLTNSLLLSSTASVVAAAIKNQSLVRSVTATSIMDMPFNTSPSLRVRTTSLNQLKKTADLAIGNELHVCPSVMSDELRKLLPPTSETVMTKPFPVRGERAITDVTTPHVIAMVGLPARGKTFISKKLARYLNWIGISTRVFNLGEYRRCATTAYKSHEFFRADNEEAMAIRNRCANQALHDSCEWLLSGLGSVAVFDATNSTCDRRQLIYDTVVKQHNFRLFFVESICDDPNIIEQNIKEVKVSSPDYYNMNTELVVRDFLQRIEHYEERYQPIDEETESHLSFLKIYNAGKKTVVYNNEGHVESRIVYYLMNTHITPRTIYLTRHGESEHNLKGLIGGDSNLSERGRQYAKALSSYIEQQHIDGLRVWTSWMKRAIQTVADVKAPQERWKALNEIDAGHCEEMTYEQIKEKFPEEFKARDLNKFAYRYPRGESYEDLVARLEPVIMELERQGNVLVVSHQAVLRCLFAYFLDKSADELPYLFVPLHTVIKLTPVAYGCKVEHIKLPIDAVDTHRPKPKIPGDVSLGLDGLSGELVAPDGVGKVLIVGDDVNAANGCNRAMGNGLAVVTEGVVVGSKDAAKSNAAYL comes from the coding sequence ATGAATACTATTGAACGTATCAATGTAATCGTATCATCAGAATCATCaatatcatcatcatcatcatcatctccATCACCATCTTCATTGTCATTATCAACGCCAGTTATATCATCATCATTAAACGAACTGGATTCATTAAACACCAACAATTCGTCAACAACGACGAAGACTGCGACGGCACCATCACAGTCCCCCACTGCGTTATCATTGACAGCAGATACATTGACAACATTTTCATCATCTTCTTACAGACAAGCTCAGTCTAGCGCACCTAGCACTAACACTCAAGCACATATACACGACCAAACGCAGACGACGAAACAACCACTTTTGGTTGCATCACCAACACCGCCGCCCACGCCGCCTCCATCTATTATCGATTCATATTCATCATCCGCCTCCACATCACCTTGCTCATCAACCACCTCAGCATCCTTTCCCCAAACGTCTATTGAAAAGTTCAAGAATCAAGAGACACAAACCCAATTGACCCTCACAAATTCCCTACTGCTCTCCTCCACAGCATCTGTCGTTGCCGCTGCTATCAAAAACCAGTCCCTTGTACGCTCTGTGACCGCCACTAGCATAATGGATATGCCCTTCAACACATCACCCTCGCTGCGCGTGCGTACCACCTCGCTCAATCAATTGAAGAAAACAGCCGATCTTGCCATCGGAAATGAGTTGCATGTCTGTCCTAGCGTTATGTCTGATGAATTGCGCAAATTGCTACCACCGACATCTGAAACGGTAATGACTAAGCCATTTCCGGTGCGAGGTGAACGCGCCATTACCGACGTTACTACGCCGCATGTCATTGCCATGGTCGGTTTACCAGCTcgtggtaaaacttttatctcGAAAAAACTGGCGCGTTACTTGAATTGGATAGGCATTTCGACGCGCGTCTTCAATTTGGGCGAATACCGTCGTTGTGCAACCACAGCCTACAAGTCACATGAATTTTTCCGCGCTGATAATGAAGAAGCAATGGCCATACGGAATCGCTGCGCTAACCAGGCACTTCACGACTCCTGCGAATGGCTGCTGAGCGGCTTGGGCAGCGTTGCCGTGTTTGATGCGACAAACTCGACATGTGATCGTCGTCAACTAATCTACGATACTGTCGTTAAACAACATAACTTCCGCTTGTTCTTCGTGGAATCTATCTGTGACGATCCAAATATTATCGAACAAAACATTAAAGAAGTAAAGGTGAGCTCGCCCGATTACTACAATATGAACACAGAACTTGTGGTACGTGACTTTTTACAACGTATTGAACACTACGAAGAGCGCTACCAACCGATTGATGAGGAAACGGAATCGCATCTtagctttttgaaaatttataatgcaGGTAAAAAGACTGTGGTGTATAACAATGAGGGTCATGTAGAATCACGTATAGTTTACTACTTGATGAACACCCACATAACGCCACGTACTATATATTTGACGCGTCATGGCGAAAGTGAACATAATCTAAAGGGGCTTATTGGTGGCGATTCGAATCTTAGTGAACGTGGTCGCCAATACGCCAAGGCATTGTCTTCGTACATTGAACAGCAGCATATTGATGGATTACGAGTTTGGACGTCGTGGATGAAACGTGCTATTCAGACCGTGGCAGATGTAAAGGCACCACAAGAACGCTGGAAGGCGCTAAATGAGATTGATGCCGGTCATTGTGAGGAGATGACCTATGAACAGATCAAAGAAAAATTCCCTGAAGAGTTCAAGGCACGCGACTTAAACAAGTTTGCTTATCGTTATCCACGCGGGGAAAGCTATGAGGATTTGGTAGCGCGTCTGGAGCCGGTCATAATGGAGTTAGAACGTCAAGGTAATGTGTTGGTAGTATCGCATCAAGCGGTTTTGCgttgtttatttgcttatttcttgGATAAGTCTGCCGATGAGCTGCCATATTTATTTGTGCCGCTTCATACAGTCATCAAGCTGACACCGGTAGCTTATGGCTGTAAGGTGGAGCACATTAAACTGCCAATTGATGCAGTTGATACACATCGTCCCAAACCGAAGATACCCGGTGATGTGTCTCTGGGTCTCGATGGATTGAGTGGTGAATTGGTGGCACCCGATGGCGTGGGTAAGGTTTTGATTGTAGGTGACGATGTCAACGCGGCAAATGGCTGTAACAGAGCTATGGGCAATGGATTGGCAGTGGTGACAGAGGGCGTGGTTGTTGGCTCAAAGGATGCAGCCAAGAGCAACGCGGCCTACCTCTGA